One region of Luteolibacter yonseiensis genomic DNA includes:
- a CDS encoding RNA polymerase sigma factor yields the protein MKNPLFLTTRWTLVASAGGGESRPAEVALEAICQAYWFPLYAFVRRYGHTREQAEDLTQAFFMDLLERKPWQQLDQERGKFRAFLLAALKNFLANHRETTRCQKRGGDASHISLDWRNADSRFHLADDSHSAPDHAYDREWGVQLLELVLGHLRDEAAAEGSEDRFEILKDFLNTAGSEASYAEVAEILGITPGAARVAVHRLRKRYRHLLRVEIARTLADPAMVDEELRSLFAAFRPD from the coding sequence TTGAAAAACCCCCTCTTCCTCACCACCCGCTGGACCCTCGTCGCATCCGCCGGAGGAGGGGAAAGCCGCCCGGCGGAAGTGGCGCTGGAGGCGATCTGCCAGGCGTATTGGTTTCCGCTCTACGCCTTCGTCCGCCGCTACGGCCACACCAGGGAACAGGCGGAGGATCTCACGCAGGCGTTCTTCATGGACCTGTTGGAACGGAAACCCTGGCAGCAGCTCGATCAGGAACGCGGGAAGTTCCGCGCGTTCCTGCTGGCGGCGCTGAAGAATTTCCTCGCGAACCATAGGGAAACCACCCGCTGCCAGAAACGAGGCGGCGATGCCAGCCACATCTCGCTGGATTGGCGGAACGCGGACTCCCGCTTCCATCTGGCGGATGATTCTCACTCCGCTCCGGACCATGCCTACGACCGTGAATGGGGGGTGCAGTTGCTCGAACTCGTCCTGGGACATTTGAGGGACGAGGCCGCCGCGGAAGGAAGCGAGGATCGCTTCGAAATCCTGAAGGACTTCCTCAACACCGCCGGGAGCGAGGCCTCCTATGCGGAAGTCGCGGAAATCCTCGGCATCACCCCCGGAGCGGCCCGTGTCGCCGTGCACCGGCTCCGCAAACGCTACCGCCACCTCCTGCGCGTGGAGATCGCCCGCACTCTCGCCGACCCCGCGATGGTGGACGAGGAATTGCGCTCGCTGTTCGCCGCATTCCGCCCGGATTGA
- a CDS encoding ABC transporter ATP-binding protein, which yields MKDEPQEDVFSDKLDLSLWVRVFRHALPYKRLLVPLAISAVAIALVDASFALVTRWAVDDVVKAGAMPDLLPHIAVYAFLSFSLAGGVWVFINSAGGLANNMSHDIREECFRRIQELEFAYFDHRPTGWLISRLTSDCDKLARIIAWGSLDLVWAVCLVIMISVILVVLHPVLGLLVLSVVPPLILVSAVFQKKLLLSSRDTRKFNSMITASFAEALQGLRTSKTLVREEENLREFQGLSSQMYGVSIQNALQSAVYIPIVLTLGSVAAGIALWRGGSGVIDGSLSLGTLVAFIFYAGQFFNPINQIAQVLVQMQGAQAAGERVLSLLATVPGISDSDDVKERLEKWDKPERPADLAPDGYEKNIRSLEFRHVDFSYTDGESVLKDFNLAVGAGETIALVGASGGGKSTIVNLAARFYEPTGGQILVNGHDLRERGLAWYQSNLGIVLQGPHLFSGSVRENIRYGRLDATDEEIEEAARGVNADEFIRLLENGYDTDVGEGGNRLSTGQKQLVSFARALLANPQIFIMDEATSSIDTETEQLIQQGLKAIFHGRISFVIAHRLSTIRTADRILVIEKGRIIESGTHVELLNAKGHYHALYTRQFQQEREASMFDAVG from the coding sequence ATGAAGGACGAACCCCAGGAAGATGTTTTCAGCGACAAGCTCGACCTGAGCCTGTGGGTGCGTGTGTTCCGCCACGCGCTGCCCTACAAGCGGCTGCTGGTCCCGCTCGCCATTTCCGCCGTGGCCATCGCGCTGGTGGATGCGAGCTTCGCGCTCGTCACCCGCTGGGCGGTGGATGACGTGGTGAAGGCCGGAGCCATGCCGGACCTCCTGCCGCACATCGCGGTTTATGCGTTCCTGTCATTCTCCCTCGCGGGTGGTGTCTGGGTATTCATCAACTCCGCCGGCGGGCTTGCCAACAACATGAGCCACGACATCCGCGAGGAGTGCTTCAGGCGCATCCAGGAACTGGAGTTCGCCTACTTCGACCACCGCCCGACGGGTTGGCTCATTTCGCGGCTGACGTCCGACTGCGACAAGCTCGCGCGCATCATCGCGTGGGGCAGTCTCGATCTGGTGTGGGCGGTGTGTCTGGTCATCATGATCTCGGTGATCCTCGTGGTGCTGCATCCGGTGCTCGGACTGCTGGTCTTGTCGGTGGTGCCGCCGCTCATCCTCGTGAGCGCCGTCTTCCAGAAAAAGCTGCTGCTCAGCTCGCGGGACACGCGGAAGTTCAACTCGATGATCACCGCCTCTTTCGCCGAGGCGCTGCAGGGACTCCGCACCAGCAAGACGCTGGTGCGCGAGGAGGAGAACCTGCGGGAGTTCCAGGGACTGTCCTCGCAGATGTATGGAGTCTCCATCCAGAACGCGCTGCAATCCGCCGTATACATCCCCATCGTGCTCACCCTCGGCAGTGTCGCCGCGGGCATCGCCCTGTGGCGTGGCGGATCGGGCGTGATCGACGGCAGCCTGTCCCTCGGCACGCTCGTCGCGTTCATTTTCTACGCGGGCCAGTTCTTCAACCCGATCAACCAGATCGCCCAGGTGCTGGTGCAGATGCAGGGCGCGCAGGCCGCGGGCGAGCGTGTGCTCAGCCTGCTCGCCACGGTACCGGGCATCAGCGACAGCGATGATGTCAAAGAACGTTTGGAAAAATGGGACAAGCCGGAACGCCCGGCGGACCTCGCGCCGGATGGTTATGAAAAAAACATCCGCAGTTTGGAATTCCGTCATGTGGATTTCTCCTACACGGATGGCGAATCCGTCCTGAAGGACTTCAACCTGGCCGTGGGTGCGGGAGAAACCATCGCGCTCGTCGGCGCCAGCGGCGGGGGCAAGAGCACCATCGTCAATCTGGCGGCGCGCTTCTACGAACCCACCGGGGGACAGATCCTGGTGAACGGTCACGACCTCCGCGAGCGCGGGCTGGCGTGGTACCAGTCGAATCTCGGGATCGTCCTGCAAGGGCCGCACCTCTTCAGCGGATCCGTCAGGGAAAACATCCGCTATGGCAGGCTGGACGCGACGGATGAGGAGATCGAAGAAGCCGCGCGCGGCGTGAACGCGGATGAGTTCATCCGCTTGCTGGAGAACGGCTACGACACGGACGTGGGCGAGGGGGGCAACCGCCTTTCCACCGGCCAGAAGCAGCTCGTTTCCTTCGCCCGCGCCTTGCTGGCGAATCCACAGATCTTCATCATGGACGAGGCCACCTCATCCATCGACACGGAGACCGAACAACTCATCCAGCAGGGTTTGAAAGCGATCTTCCATGGCCGCATCAGCTTCGTCATCGCGCACCGGCTCTCCACCATCCGCACGGCGGACCGGATCCTGGTGATTGAGAAAGGCAGGATCATCGAGAGCGGGACGCATGTGGAACTCCTGAATGCGAAGGGCCACTACCACGCGCTCTACACGCGGCAGTTCCAACAGGAACGCGAGGCGAGCATGTTCGATGCCGTAGGGTGA
- a CDS encoding ABC transporter ATP-binding protein: protein MAASQSDTPKTAPFVLLWKQMRGFRGKYAWAIAALFLFTAINYVAPLVASATIDFALSGKPDDSRPITWIIGLMGGADFVRERLWFPALLMVLLTVIAGGFSYLKGRFAAEASDGIARRLKDRLYDHLQRLPARYHDRAETGDLIQRCTSDVETLRMALAAQVVEVSNAVLLLLTALPVMVMLDGRMTLVSFALVVPIILFGYIYIGKVKHLFAEVAESEGQVTRVVQENLTGLRVVRAFARQDFEIDKFAAPNKLYRDRSLKLLHLMAWYWSASDLIVVTQQGIVLFTGACFISQGSLTVGTLFAFLMFLNMLLWPVRQMGRTLTDLGKSVVALNRMGEILSEPEESVPAGFVRPSSPAAGKIEVRDLVFGHGEENAAINGISFTVEPGETLAILGPSGSGKSTIMHLLLRLYDHTSGSIRFDGRELTELDRQWVRSQFSVVMQEPFLFSKTIGDNIRLGRGGAEAEQIHEAALLADIHDTIKGFPSGYSTLVGERGITLSGGQRQRVALARALLQDTPVLMLDDALSAVDAETEATILEALRSRHGRRTTLVIAHRLSTLAHADKVIVLEKGRIIQHGTHAELAAREGLYRRLWTIQNALENEMSQDTAP from the coding sequence ATGGCCGCCAGCCAGTCCGACACACCCAAAACAGCTCCTTTCGTCCTGCTCTGGAAACAGATGCGGGGATTCAGGGGGAAATACGCGTGGGCCATCGCCGCGCTCTTCCTTTTCACGGCGATCAACTACGTGGCCCCGCTTGTCGCGAGCGCCACCATCGACTTCGCGCTTTCCGGCAAGCCGGATGACAGCCGTCCCATCACATGGATCATCGGCCTGATGGGTGGTGCGGATTTCGTGAGGGAGCGCCTGTGGTTCCCCGCGCTGCTGATGGTTCTGCTCACCGTCATCGCGGGTGGTTTCAGTTATCTGAAAGGCCGTTTCGCGGCGGAGGCGTCGGATGGCATCGCGCGGCGGTTGAAGGACCGGCTTTACGACCACCTGCAGCGCCTGCCCGCCCGCTACCATGACCGCGCGGAGACGGGCGATCTCATCCAGCGCTGCACCTCGGACGTGGAGACGCTGCGCATGGCGCTTGCCGCGCAGGTGGTGGAGGTGAGCAACGCGGTCCTGCTGCTGCTCACCGCCCTGCCGGTCATGGTGATGCTGGACGGACGGATGACCCTCGTTTCCTTCGCACTGGTGGTGCCGATCATCCTCTTCGGCTACATTTACATCGGCAAGGTGAAGCACCTTTTCGCGGAAGTCGCGGAGTCCGAGGGCCAGGTTACGCGCGTGGTGCAGGAAAACCTGACGGGCCTGCGCGTGGTGCGCGCCTTCGCCAGGCAGGATTTCGAGATCGATAAATTCGCGGCGCCCAACAAGCTGTATCGCGACCGCAGCCTGAAGCTGCTGCACCTGATGGCCTGGTATTGGTCCGCCTCGGATCTCATCGTGGTGACGCAGCAGGGCATCGTGCTCTTCACGGGAGCCTGTTTCATTTCGCAGGGCTCGCTGACGGTGGGCACGCTGTTCGCCTTCCTCATGTTCCTGAACATGCTGCTGTGGCCCGTCAGACAGATGGGCCGCACGCTCACCGATCTGGGGAAATCCGTGGTCGCGCTGAACCGCATGGGAGAGATCTTGTCCGAACCCGAGGAGAGCGTGCCTGCGGGTTTCGTGCGGCCATCATCTCCCGCCGCCGGGAAGATCGAGGTCAGGGATCTCGTCTTCGGCCACGGCGAGGAAAACGCGGCGATCAATGGCATATCCTTCACCGTGGAGCCGGGCGAGACGCTGGCGATCCTCGGGCCGTCAGGCTCGGGAAAATCCACCATCATGCACCTGCTGCTGCGGTTGTATGACCACACGTCCGGGTCGATCCGATTCGACGGCAGGGAGCTGACGGAGCTGGACCGGCAATGGGTGCGCTCGCAGTTCAGCGTGGTGATGCAGGAGCCGTTTCTTTTTTCCAAAACCATCGGCGACAACATCCGTCTCGGACGCGGCGGCGCGGAAGCCGAGCAGATCCATGAGGCCGCGTTGTTGGCGGACATCCACGATACCATCAAGGGATTCCCCTCGGGCTATTCGACCCTCGTCGGCGAGCGTGGCATCACCCTCTCCGGCGGGCAGCGCCAGCGGGTGGCGCTCGCACGCGCGCTGCTGCAGGACACACCGGTCCTCATGCTGGACGACGCGCTGAGCGCGGTGGATGCCGAGACGGAAGCCACCATCCTCGAAGCGCTGCGCAGCCGCCACGGCAGACGCACCACGCTTGTCATCGCCCACCGCCTTTCCACACTCGCGCATGCGGACAAGGTTATTGTTTTGGAAAAAGGCAGGATCATCCAGCACGGAACCCACGCCGAACTGGCCGCGCGGGAAGGACTCTACCGGCGCCTGTGGACCATCCAGAACGCGCTTGAAAACGAAATGTCACAAGACACCGCACCATGA
- a CDS encoding right-handed parallel beta-helix repeat-containing protein, giving the protein MQVLPYLIGNKSAVLGMVAAWAFSTPARAEEYHVATDGRDTNAGTRTAPFATIQRAEKSAEPGDTVLIHGGTYRMETERTARYFHNRAEITNLMKSGVPGKPIRYFAAPGEKPVFDFSEVKPPGYRVTAFFIGGSWLHFKGIAVTGVQVTITGHTQSICFQNEGSNNIYELLEMHDGQAIGFWLGRGSDNLVLNCDAWRNHDHTSENGRGGNVDGFGFHAPEGSTGNVFRGCRAWFNSDDGFDLISTDEPVLIENCWAFYNGFSPEFKVLGDGNGFKLGGYGSRPASGLPSPVPRHVIRRSLAVRNHASGFYANHQPGGLDFINNTSFLNSTNFNLLNRNADNSADVPGYGHVLKNNLSYKGRRELTNFDADQCEFVANSFDLKLKLEDGDFKSLDQAELVQPRLANGDLPDIGFMRLKAGNPAIDKGVDVDLPFKGKAPDLGAFESGK; this is encoded by the coding sequence ATGCAAGTCCTGCCATATCTTATTGGAAACAAATCCGCCGTCCTCGGGATGGTGGCCGCCTGGGCATTCTCCACTCCGGCCCGGGCGGAGGAATACCACGTCGCCACGGATGGCCGGGACACGAACGCTGGCACGAGGACCGCGCCTTTCGCAACCATCCAGCGGGCCGAGAAATCCGCGGAGCCCGGGGACACGGTGCTGATCCATGGCGGCACCTACCGGATGGAGACGGAGCGGACCGCGCGCTACTTTCACAACCGGGCGGAGATCACGAATCTCATGAAAAGCGGTGTACCCGGCAAGCCGATCCGCTACTTCGCGGCACCCGGTGAGAAGCCGGTGTTTGATTTCTCCGAGGTGAAACCGCCGGGCTACCGCGTGACGGCTTTTTTCATCGGCGGCTCATGGCTGCACTTCAAGGGGATCGCCGTGACGGGGGTGCAGGTCACCATCACCGGACACACCCAGTCGATCTGTTTTCAAAACGAGGGAAGCAACAACATCTACGAGCTGCTGGAGATGCACGACGGCCAGGCCATCGGCTTCTGGCTTGGTCGAGGTTCCGACAATCTGGTGCTGAACTGCGACGCCTGGCGCAACCATGATCATACCTCGGAAAACGGCCGGGGAGGGAATGTGGACGGCTTCGGGTTCCACGCGCCGGAGGGCAGCACGGGCAATGTCTTCCGTGGCTGCCGCGCGTGGTTCAACAGCGATGACGGCTTCGACCTCATCAGCACGGACGAACCGGTCCTGATCGAAAACTGCTGGGCGTTCTACAATGGATTCAGTCCCGAATTCAAGGTGCTTGGCGATGGCAACGGCTTCAAACTCGGTGGTTACGGAAGCCGTCCCGCCAGCGGGCTCCCCTCCCCCGTTCCACGCCATGTCATCCGCCGGTCGCTGGCGGTGCGGAACCATGCCTCCGGTTTCTACGCGAACCACCAACCCGGCGGGCTGGACTTCATCAACAACACCTCGTTCCTCAACAGCACGAATTTCAACCTGCTCAACCGGAACGCCGACAACTCCGCCGACGTGCCGGGATACGGCCACGTCCTGAAAAACAACCTCAGCTACAAGGGCCGCAGGGAACTCACCAACTTCGATGCGGATCAATGCGAATTCGTGGCAAACTCCTTCGATTTGAAACTGAAACTCGAAGACGGGGATTTCAAGAGCCTCGACCAAGCCGAACTGGTCCAGCCGCGCCTGGCAAACGGAGACCTGCCGGATATCGGCTTCATGAGGCTGAAGGCGGGGAATCCGGCCATCGACAAAGGCGTGGATGTGGACCTCCCCTTCAAGGGAAAGGCACCGGATCTCGGAGCGTTTGAATCCGGGAAATAG
- a CDS encoding alpha/beta fold hydrolase: MNIPRSIGHCLLLPAVAMAASCSIVGLRQQVETLEQRGGVTLRVKLPAGNKAPTYALAWRKENGKPKDSAGFHKVRPDGIASFNLRLDGVYQVGAFTDENGNRAYDAGEPLGVLSDVKPVPLSDPAARPQIHGLTLTRDHGLAAGTVIRVPGENKELGGVTHLALGDVVSLDEKRFAAGEGGGGLWRPLDFLGSNTLGIYFTEPYDPGRIPVVLVYGIGGSPQDWRYFIGHLDHKRYQPWFYHYPSGMRLDRAAGVLASGLRELRRRHGFPRCHVVAHSMGGLVARAAIDRAVTEEGVDFIPKFISISTPWGGHKAAESGVRHLKKPVPSWLDVNPDSAFLLGLYATPLPKGTTHDLIYGSIERRRLWMREENDGVVTVESETDPRIARSARSIKHFHREHVEILNQPETVAYVNGLLAR, encoded by the coding sequence ATGAACATTCCCCGCTCCATCGGCCACTGCCTGCTGCTGCCGGCCGTGGCGATGGCGGCTTCCTGTTCGATCGTGGGCCTGCGCCAACAGGTGGAGACACTGGAGCAGCGCGGCGGCGTGACCCTGCGGGTGAAGTTGCCCGCCGGGAACAAGGCACCGACTTATGCGCTGGCATGGCGCAAGGAAAACGGCAAGCCCAAGGACTCCGCCGGATTCCATAAAGTCCGCCCGGACGGCATCGCGTCGTTCAACCTGCGGCTGGACGGTGTCTATCAGGTCGGTGCCTTCACCGATGAGAATGGCAACCGCGCCTACGATGCGGGCGAACCGCTCGGAGTGCTGTCGGATGTGAAACCCGTTCCGTTGTCGGACCCGGCGGCGCGGCCGCAGATCCATGGGCTGACACTCACGCGGGACCACGGACTTGCCGCAGGCACCGTCATCCGGGTGCCCGGGGAGAACAAGGAGCTGGGCGGAGTCACCCATCTCGCCTTGGGCGATGTGGTGTCTCTCGACGAAAAACGTTTCGCCGCGGGCGAGGGTGGCGGCGGCTTGTGGCGGCCCCTCGATTTCCTGGGAAGCAACACCCTTGGCATCTACTTCACGGAACCCTACGATCCCGGACGCATCCCCGTGGTGCTGGTCTATGGCATCGGCGGCAGTCCGCAGGACTGGAGATACTTCATCGGACATCTCGACCACAAACGATACCAGCCATGGTTCTATCATTACCCGAGCGGCATGAGGCTGGATCGTGCGGCCGGAGTGCTGGCCTCCGGCCTGCGCGAGCTCAGGCGGCGCCACGGGTTTCCGCGGTGCCACGTGGTCGCGCACAGCATGGGAGGTCTGGTCGCCCGCGCGGCCATCGACCGGGCGGTCACGGAGGAAGGAGTGGATTTCATTCCGAAATTCATCAGCATCTCCACCCCGTGGGGCGGGCACAAGGCCGCCGAATCGGGCGTCCGCCATCTCAAGAAACCCGTGCCTTCGTGGCTCGATGTGAATCCGGACAGCGCTTTCCTGCTAGGGCTTTATGCGACGCCCCTGCCGAAGGGGACGACGCATGATCTCATCTACGGCTCCATCGAAAGACGCCGCTTGTGGATGAGGGAGGAAAACGATGGCGTCGTCACGGTGGAGAGCGAGACGGATCCGCGGATCGCCCGGAGCGCGCGGTCGATCAAGCATTTCCACCGCGAACATGTGGAAATCCTCAACCAGCCGGAGACCGTCGCTTATGTGAACGGCCTGCTGGCAAGGTGA
- a CDS encoding STAS/SEC14 domain-containing protein, with the protein MPIIFQYDPESSVCEFHISSTLGRSEFKSAETELASLISTGVEPRVLVILDGFGGWESGQDWDNLEFMFTHGEKIARIAVVGDSRWEAEVKMFTGAGMRRAPVAYFTPERLEEARAWVAA; encoded by the coding sequence ATGCCAATCATATTTCAATACGATCCCGAGAGTTCGGTCTGTGAATTCCATATCAGCAGCACCTTGGGTCGTTCGGAGTTCAAATCCGCCGAAACGGAACTCGCATCCCTGATCTCCACCGGAGTGGAACCCCGCGTCCTGGTGATTCTGGATGGTTTCGGCGGCTGGGAGTCCGGACAGGACTGGGACAATCTCGAGTTCATGTTCACCCATGGAGAGAAGATCGCCCGCATCGCCGTGGTCGGAGACTCCCGCTGGGAGGCCGAGGTGAAAATGTTCACGGGTGCCGGAATGCGCCGCGCCCCCGTGGCATACTTCACACCGGAACGGCTGGAGGAAGCCCGCGCCTGGGTGGCCGCATGA
- a CDS encoding nuclear transport factor 2 family protein: MKTTLISLSSAAVMICTGAGQTEKQPAGTTPEMAAVLAKDRAYEEAYAKADVKALAGFFTDDAEYTSDDGRIFSGAAAIEGSLRSAFASNKGAKISIKADSVKVLTPEVVVEKGSTVVTSSSGDESEALYTAVYLKKDGDWKISQLVETPATESSPGGKLSQLSWLIGEWEEADKDAGVTIHSEYQWSRGGSFITRNVTVKQGDEPVLEGWQIIGWDPVEQGIRSWTFDDQGGYAEGRWTGDGQRWLSRETGYSADGSRTTADNTISKSGDSTVFWESGNRTLDGDPQPGIGRIEIHRKKGE, from the coding sequence ATGAAAACAACCCTGATTTCCCTGTCATCCGCCGCGGTGATGATATGCACCGGCGCCGGCCAGACTGAAAAGCAGCCTGCCGGAACCACTCCTGAAATGGCCGCCGTTCTGGCCAAGGACCGCGCCTACGAGGAGGCCTATGCCAAGGCGGACGTGAAGGCGCTCGCCGGGTTCTTCACCGATGATGCGGAATACACTTCGGACGACGGACGGATTTTCAGCGGAGCGGCGGCCATCGAAGGCTCCCTGCGCTCCGCCTTCGCGTCTAACAAAGGTGCGAAAATCTCGATCAAGGCGGACTCGGTGAAGGTTCTCACCCCCGAGGTCGTCGTGGAGAAGGGCTCCACCGTCGTGACCTCTTCTTCCGGAGATGAGTCGGAGGCGCTCTACACCGCGGTCTATCTCAAGAAGGATGGCGACTGGAAGATCAGCCAACTGGTGGAGACCCCCGCGACCGAATCCTCGCCGGGCGGGAAGCTTTCGCAGCTCTCCTGGCTGATCGGCGAGTGGGAGGAGGCGGACAAGGATGCCGGAGTGACCATCCACAGCGAATATCAATGGTCGCGCGGCGGCAGCTTCATCACGCGCAACGTCACCGTGAAACAGGGCGACGAACCTGTCCTGGAAGGCTGGCAGATCATCGGATGGGATCCGGTGGAACAAGGCATCCGTTCGTGGACGTTCGACGACCAGGGCGGTTATGCCGAGGGGCGCTGGACCGGCGATGGCCAGCGCTGGCTCTCGCGGGAGACCGGCTACTCCGCCGATGGAAGCCGAACCACCGCCGACAATACGATTTCCAAGTCCGGTGACTCGACCGTTTTCTGGGAGTCGGGAAACCGCACGCTCGACGGCGATCCGCAACCGGGCATCGGACGGATTGAAATCCATCGCAAGAAAGGAGAATAA
- a CDS encoding response regulator transcription factor — protein sequence MFDQAVSPENHSGSFTSEPLVCVVDDEEEIRRNLCDLFVSASLPVRAFGSFSEFFERGAHQGPCCLVIDPSLHGMGEGDFKAILIDNADQVVCLTAHADISMCTFAMKAGAVDYLIKPVDAETMLEAAKRALARSQATLAAKIARTAAQAKFAKLTTREFGVMYRVIAGLLNKQIAAELGIAEKTIKVHRGRVMRKAEVVSVAELVKLAITAGITDPA from the coding sequence ATGTTCGATCAAGCCGTCTCACCCGAAAATCACTCCGGTTCGTTCACGTCCGAACCTTTGGTTTGCGTGGTGGATGATGAGGAGGAAATACGCCGGAACCTTTGTGACCTGTTTGTCTCGGCGAGTCTTCCTGTCCGCGCCTTCGGGTCCTTCTCCGAGTTTTTCGAACGCGGGGCGCACCAAGGGCCATGCTGCCTGGTCATCGATCCCAGCCTGCATGGAATGGGGGAGGGAGACTTCAAGGCCATCCTGATAGACAATGCGGATCAGGTCGTATGCCTGACGGCGCACGCGGACATCTCCATGTGCACCTTCGCCATGAAAGCGGGTGCCGTCGACTATCTTATCAAGCCCGTGGACGCCGAGACCATGCTGGAAGCGGCCAAACGGGCGTTGGCACGCTCCCAAGCCACGCTTGCCGCGAAAATCGCCCGGACCGCGGCCCAGGCGAAATTCGCCAAACTCACCACGAGGGAATTCGGGGTGATGTACCGGGTCATCGCCGGCCTGCTGAACAAGCAGATCGCCGCCGAGCTGGGCATCGCCGAAAAAACCATCAAGGTCCATCGCGGGAGGGTGATGCGGAAAGCGGAAGTCGTCTCGGTTGCGGAACTCGTCAAGCTCGCCATCACCGCCGGCATCACCGATCCCGCATAG
- a CDS encoding transporter produces MKTNARFLPAAAVPMLAAFSLTGISTAGEETVTDADLLLARNPIVIKSRVRVADEYTDLDGGGSRNKFILAGVYGFGFNGHDRQFGIGFELPVLENDPEGADSDTGLGDLKLRVGHLLMDDPAGWRAGWFFETEFDTAADDVQAIANQRTQMAGGAGAAYAIRDNFVLATSLQFGWSADQGDTTGNKSEWEGHLTATWKISPCVSLNLDYKGVVNMMEDAELYNTLEPSIGWTVGNERNIGLFASCEIPLDDSSTNCIAKAGVTWFF; encoded by the coding sequence ATGAAAACCAACGCGCGTTTCCTGCCGGCCGCCGCTGTTCCGATGCTTGCGGCCTTTTCTCTAACAGGCATATCGACGGCGGGCGAGGAGACCGTCACGGACGCCGACCTGCTGCTCGCCCGGAACCCGATCGTCATCAAAAGCCGGGTCAGGGTAGCCGATGAATACACGGATCTGGACGGTGGCGGCAGCCGGAACAAGTTCATCCTCGCGGGAGTGTACGGGTTCGGCTTCAACGGGCATGACCGCCAGTTCGGCATCGGCTTCGAACTACCGGTCCTCGAGAACGATCCCGAGGGGGCGGACAGCGACACAGGCCTGGGAGATCTGAAGCTCCGCGTCGGCCACCTGCTGATGGATGACCCCGCCGGCTGGCGCGCCGGTTGGTTTTTTGAAACGGAGTTCGACACCGCCGCGGACGATGTCCAGGCCATCGCCAACCAGCGGACCCAGATGGCGGGTGGCGCCGGCGCGGCCTATGCGATCCGCGACAACTTCGTGCTCGCCACCTCGTTGCAATTCGGATGGTCGGCGGACCAGGGCGACACCACCGGCAACAAGAGCGAGTGGGAGGGGCATCTCACCGCCACTTGGAAAATATCCCCCTGCGTCTCCCTCAATCTGGACTACAAGGGCGTCGTCAACATGATGGAGGACGCGGAACTATACAACACGCTCGAGCCAAGCATCGGCTGGACCGTTGGTAACGAAAGGAACATCGGTTTGTTCGCATCGTGCGAGATACCCCTGGATGATTCCTCCACCAATTGCATCGCCAAGGCGGGAGTCACCTGGTTTTTCTAA
- a CDS encoding polyphosphate kinase 2 family protein: protein MIQPKLLKQFLVEPGSEVNLKDYATDWTETDEAKAFGKDVIKERSKEVLAESREAMSKAQELLYASDTHSVLIILQAMDAAGKDGTIRHVMSGVNPQGCQVFSFKKPSAEELDHNFLWRYMKALPERGRIGIFNRSYYEDVLVVKVHPEWLGPGQPANPDKDFWEKRYEDINNFEKHLSRNGTLVIKFFLHLSKDEQRRRFLERLTNPDKHWKFSDSDLAERDHWKSYRKAFEDAMAATSTRRAPWHVIPADRKYVARALVADIITTSIQNLGLEYPKVSEAQLAKLAIAREKLENAGKDHEPEP from the coding sequence ATGATCCAGCCGAAGTTGTTGAAGCAGTTCCTCGTGGAGCCGGGCTCCGAAGTGAATCTCAAGGATTATGCGACCGACTGGACCGAGACGGACGAGGCGAAGGCGTTCGGCAAGGACGTGATCAAGGAGCGGTCCAAGGAAGTCCTGGCGGAGAGCCGCGAGGCGATGAGCAAGGCGCAGGAGCTGCTCTACGCCAGCGACACCCACTCCGTCCTGATCATCCTCCAGGCGATGGACGCCGCGGGCAAGGACGGGACCATCCGTCATGTCATGTCCGGAGTGAATCCTCAGGGCTGCCAAGTGTTCAGCTTCAAGAAACCGTCCGCCGAGGAGCTGGATCACAACTTCCTCTGGCGCTACATGAAGGCCCTCCCCGAGCGCGGCCGCATCGGGATCTTCAACCGTTCCTACTATGAGGACGTGCTGGTGGTGAAGGTGCATCCCGAATGGCTGGGGCCGGGGCAGCCCGCGAACCCCGACAAGGATTTCTGGGAGAAACGCTACGAGGACATCAACAACTTCGAGAAGCACCTTTCCCGCAACGGCACCCTCGTCATCAAGTTCTTCCTCCACCTGTCCAAGGACGAGCAGCGGCGGCGTTTCCTCGAGCGGCTTACCAATCCGGACAAGCATTGGAAATTCTCCGATTCCGATCTCGCCGAGCGCGACCATTGGAAAAGCTACCGGAAGGCGTTCGAGGACGCCATGGCCGCCACCAGCACCAGGCGCGCTCCGTGGCATGTGATCCCGGCGGACCGCAAATACGTCGCCCGCGCCCTTGTCGCGGACATCATCACCACCTCCATCCAGAATCTCGGCCTCGAATACCCGAAGGTGAGCGAGGCACAACTGGCCAAACTCGCCATCGCCAGGGAGAAGCTGGAAAACGCGGGCAAGGATCATGAGCCGGAGCCGTGA